In the genome of Coturnix japonica isolate 7356 chromosome 19, Coturnix japonica 2.1, whole genome shotgun sequence, one region contains:
- the LOC116654245 gene encoding uncharacterized protein LOC116654245, with the protein MQGRRDGGVALYVRECFHATEIVTGDNKVESLWVKIRGRADKADILVGVCYRPPNQDEETDEVFYKQLAQAARSPALVLMGDFNFPDICWEYSTAQKKQSRRFLECIEDSFLMQQVREPTRGAAPLDLLFASREGLVGDVKVGGCLGQSDHEMVDFSILGGAWRGNSKTATLDFWRVDFELFKRLVGGVPWHSVLASKGVQDGWLLFKKEVLREREQVVPLSCKMSQEEEDWRR; encoded by the coding sequence ATgcaaggaaggagggatggTGGTGTGGCTCTCTATGTTAGGGAATGCTTTCATGCTACTGAGATTGTGACTGGGGACAATAAGGTTGAATCCCTATGGGTAAAGATCAGAGGAAGGGCTGACAAGGCAGACATCCTGGTGGGCGTCTGTTATAGACCACcaaaccaggatgaagagacagatgaggtATTCTATAAGCAGCTGGCACAAGCTGCACGGTCGCCAGCCCTTGTCctcatgggggacttcaacttccctgacATATGCTGGGAGTACAGCACAGCgcagaagaagcagtctaggagGTTTCTGGAGTGCATAGAGGACAGTTTCCTGATGCAGCAGGTGAGAGAGCCCACAAGAGGAGCTGCCCCGCTGGACCTGCTGTTTGCAAGCAGGGAaggtctggtgggagatgtgaagGTTGGGGGCTGTCTTggacagagtgaccatgaaatggtagaTTTCTCGATTCTTGGTGGAGCCTGGAGGGGGAATagcaaaactgctaccttggacttcTGGAGGGTGGACTTTGAATTGTTCAAGAGACTAGTAGGGGGAGTCCCCTGGCATTCAGTCTTAGCGAGTAAAGGGGTCCAAGATGGCTGGttgctcttcaagaaggaagtcttaaggGAGCGGGAGCAGGTGGTCCCTCTAAGCTGTAAAATGAGCCAGGAGGAAGAAGACTGGCGTAGATGA